One Ignavibacteriota bacterium DNA window includes the following coding sequences:
- the mazF gene encoding endoribonuclease MazF, which yields MVKPKRYVPDAGDIVWLTFNPQSGHEQTGRRPALVISPLIYNNKTDLAIFCPITSQEKGYPFEVRLSDDLEISGVILSDQIKSLDWKSREAEFICKLPNHLFRETLNKISALLNF from the coding sequence CTGGTGAAACCAAAACGATATGTTCCCGATGCAGGCGACATCGTTTGGCTGACATTCAATCCACAATCGGGACATGAACAAACCGGGAGAAGACCTGCTTTAGTAATTTCACCCTTGATCTACAACAACAAAACTGACTTGGCAATCTTTTGTCCAATAACAAGTCAGGAAAAAGGTTATCCGTTTGAGGTGCGGCTTTCTGATGATTTGGAAATCAGCGGTGTTATTTTATCCGACCAAATCAAAAGTCTTGATTGGAAGTCGAGAGAAGCCGAGTTTATTTGTAAACTGCCAAACCATCTTTTTCGAGAGACGTTAAATAAAATCAGTGCGTTGTTAAATTTCTGA
- a CDS encoding cold-shock protein, producing the protein METGTVKWFNTVKGFGFIARPNGEDVFVHYKALSGGLKTLNEGDKVEFDVEKGPKGFQAANVSVL; encoded by the coding sequence ATGGAAACAGGAACAGTCAAATGGTTTAACACAGTTAAAGGCTTCGGCTTTATCGCACGTCCCAATGGCGAAGATGTCTTTGTTCATTACAAAGCTCTCTCCGGCGGACTTAAAACTCTCAACGAGGGTGATAAGGTAGAGTTCGATGTCGAGAAAGGTCCGAAAGGATTTCAGGCTGCGAACGTTTCAGTTCTCTAA
- a CDS encoding S9 family peptidase, giving the protein MKTMLRLLLIVGVIASTLTAQSLHYPPTTKVEQVDTYFGTQVADPYRWLEFDTAKNVGEWVRAQNEVTFSYLEQIPFRNQVKERMTKLWDYPKYSTPFRAGSNYFFFKNDGLQNQSVLYIQKGLDGVPEVFLDPNRFSSDGTASLGGLAFSKDGKYCAYGISKSGSDWRTFYVMEVESKRKLDEELQWSKFSGIAWYRDGFYYSRYDAPTDEATAMSNKNENHKVYYHVLGAKQSSDILVYEDKANPQRLHGCGVSEDERFLFLSSSQGGTRGNSLYYRDLKSGRDMFVPISQTFDDQFSAVNNFGDKILIRTNKNAPNGKLLLVDTRDPREQNWAELLPEAKEPLSSVTTAGEKIFVTYMKDVMPRVYVYNISGVMENEIPLPMVGSVGGFGGKKEDAFVFFTMTSFTTPSAIYKYDLATRQITLFRKTELDFNDDEYETKQVFFNSKDGTRIPMFIIHKKNVKLNGKNPTMLYGYGGFNASMNPSFDPARLVWLEQGGVYAIANLRGGSEYGEKWHEAGTKLNKQNVFDDFIAAAEYLIKQKYTSSEKLGIYGRSNGGLLIGAVMNQRPDLFRVALPAVGVMDMLRFHKFTIGWAWTNDYGSSDDEAQFKYLYKYSPLHNVRSKVDYPATLVTTADHDDRVVPAHSFKYIATLQEKYKGNNPVLIRIETKAGHGGGKPTSKIIEENADMFAFTWYNMGFTPKW; this is encoded by the coding sequence ATGAAAACAATGCTACGCCTTCTTCTCATCGTCGGAGTTATTGCTTCGACACTCACCGCTCAATCGTTACACTATCCTCCAACAACAAAAGTCGAACAAGTTGATACGTACTTTGGAACGCAGGTCGCCGACCCGTATCGTTGGCTTGAATTTGACACAGCAAAAAATGTCGGAGAATGGGTGAGGGCACAGAACGAAGTGACGTTCTCGTATCTTGAACAAATCCCGTTTCGCAATCAAGTGAAAGAACGGATGACAAAGTTATGGGACTATCCGAAATACTCGACGCCGTTTCGCGCGGGGAGCAATTATTTCTTTTTCAAAAACGACGGGTTGCAAAATCAAAGCGTGTTGTACATTCAAAAAGGATTAGACGGAGTGCCGGAAGTGTTTCTCGACCCGAACAGATTTTCGAGCGATGGAACTGCTTCGCTCGGCGGACTCGCATTTTCGAAAGACGGAAAGTATTGTGCATACGGAATTTCCAAGAGCGGTTCCGATTGGAGAACGTTCTATGTCATGGAAGTAGAATCAAAAAGAAAATTGGATGAGGAATTGCAGTGGAGTAAGTTTTCCGGCATCGCATGGTACCGGGACGGATTTTATTACAGCCGCTACGATGCACCGACGGACGAAGCAACGGCAATGTCGAACAAGAATGAGAATCATAAGGTTTATTATCATGTTCTCGGAGCAAAACAAAGCAGTGATATTCTTGTCTATGAAGACAAAGCAAATCCGCAGCGACTTCACGGATGCGGCGTTTCGGAGGATGAGCGATTTCTGTTTCTTAGTTCGTCGCAGGGAGGAACCCGCGGCAACTCGCTGTACTATCGTGATTTGAAATCCGGTCGTGACATGTTTGTTCCTATTTCTCAAACATTTGATGACCAATTCTCCGCTGTGAATAATTTCGGAGACAAAATCCTCATTCGTACAAACAAGAACGCGCCGAATGGAAAACTTCTCCTTGTTGATACAAGAGACCCGCGCGAGCAGAATTGGGCGGAATTACTTCCCGAAGCGAAAGAGCCACTCAGCAGCGTTACAACTGCCGGAGAGAAAATTTTTGTAACGTACATGAAAGATGTTATGCCGCGCGTGTACGTGTACAATATTTCAGGAGTGATGGAAAATGAAATACCGCTTCCGATGGTCGGTTCGGTCGGCGGTTTCGGTGGGAAAAAGGAAGATGCTTTTGTGTTCTTCACGATGACTTCGTTCACGACTCCGTCTGCAATTTACAAGTATGATTTAGCGACGCGGCAAATAACTCTGTTCAGAAAAACGGAATTAGATTTTAATGATGATGAGTATGAAACGAAGCAAGTGTTTTTCAATAGCAAAGACGGCACTCGCATTCCAATGTTTATCATCCATAAGAAAAATGTGAAGTTGAACGGAAAGAATCCGACGATGTTGTACGGCTACGGCGGCTTCAATGCAAGTATGAATCCGTCGTTTGACCCCGCACGATTAGTGTGGCTTGAACAAGGTGGTGTGTATGCAATTGCCAATTTGCGCGGCGGAAGCGAATACGGAGAAAAATGGCACGAAGCCGGAACGAAATTGAACAAGCAAAATGTGTTCGATGATTTCATTGCCGCGGCGGAATATCTTATCAAACAAAAATATACATCATCGGAAAAGTTGGGAATCTACGGTCGCTCGAACGGCGGCTTGCTTATCGGCGCCGTGATGAATCAGCGTCCTGATTTATTTCGCGTTGCACTTCCGGCTGTGGGCGTGATGGATATGCTTCGATTCCACAAATTCACTATCGGTTGGGCATGGACAAACGATTACGGTTCGAGCGATGATGAAGCACAGTTCAAATATCTCTACAAATATTCTCCGCTCCATAATGTTCGTTCAAAGGTTGATTATCCCGCTACACTCGTCACAACCGCAGACCACGATGACCGCGTTGTGCCGGCACATTCCTTCAAATATATTGCGACGTTGCAGGAGAAATATAAAGGCAATAATCCCGTTCTCATCCGCATCGAAACAAAAGCCGGGCACGGCGGCGGCAAACCGACATCCAAGATTATCGAAGAGAACGCGGATATGTTCGCGTTTACATGGTACAATATGGGATTTACTCCTAAGTGGTGA
- a CDS encoding S46 family peptidase — protein sequence MFKHFSATVLLFLFLSFQLLADEGMYPLSEIGKLNLKAKGLNLTAKDIYESGDVGLIDAIVQLSGCSGSFVSPEGLMITNHHCAFGAVQQASTAEHDYITDGFLAKTRGEELPAKGITVRITDSYKDVSGDVLSAISDTMDFASRSKAIDKRIKEIVAETEKQNAGKRAEVSEMFAGKSYILFIYTYLKDVRMVYIPPRGIGEFGGEDDNWMWPRHTGDFSFLRAYVGKDGSPAEYSTENVPYHPKKFLKVNPDGVEENDAVFILGYPGRTFRHRTSHYLSFEQELRMPYIADLFEWQIETMQTMSENDRAVGIKLDGRIKGLANTMKNYRGKLKGMKRIDLVSKKEEEEKRLQSFIDEDTQRKTQCGTILQEIGTVFQEMRARFDYEMTLDYLRSASTLFSLGYTLFEGTRELQKPDLERESAYMERNIVRMKESLQLSVKNYHEPVDKIFFKELLTRAGKLPVGQRIFQLDSLLTNDYSEQSISRFIEQIYSSSTLKDENFVLTSLMKKPEELEQSNEPFVNLARALYPAYQQLKQTRQKRDGALSKLYALLVDIKQQFMKKDFIPDANSTLRLTFGKIQGYSPADALYASPFTTIRGVLDKTTGVEPYNTPLKLIEQYKAKNLGRFKNKKLNDVPVAMLYNLDTTGGNSGSAVLNADGELIGVNFDRAFEATINDYAWSQDYSRSIAVDIRYVLWVTEMVGGAGFLLEEMGVGTSD from the coding sequence ATGTTCAAACATTTTTCAGCAACCGTACTCCTTTTCTTATTTCTTTCGTTCCAACTCCTCGCCGATGAAGGAATGTACCCGCTCAGTGAAATCGGGAAACTCAATCTCAAAGCGAAGGGATTGAATCTCACCGCAAAAGACATTTATGAGTCGGGGGACGTCGGGTTGATTGACGCAATCGTTCAACTGAGCGGCTGTAGCGGTTCGTTTGTTTCGCCGGAGGGATTGATGATTACCAATCATCATTGCGCTTTCGGCGCTGTGCAGCAGGCAAGCACCGCCGAGCATGATTACATCACCGACGGATTTCTGGCAAAGACACGCGGCGAGGAACTTCCTGCAAAAGGAATTACTGTTCGCATTACCGATTCGTACAAAGATGTTTCAGGCGATGTTCTCAGCGCCATCAGCGATACGATGGACTTTGCTTCACGCTCAAAAGCAATTGACAAACGCATCAAAGAGATTGTCGCAGAAACGGAAAAACAAAATGCAGGCAAGCGTGCGGAGGTTTCAGAAATGTTCGCGGGCAAATCATACATCCTGTTCATCTATACATATTTGAAAGATGTTCGCATGGTGTATATTCCGCCAAGGGGCATCGGTGAATTTGGCGGCGAAGATGACAACTGGATGTGGCCCCGTCACACAGGTGATTTTTCGTTCCTGCGTGCGTATGTCGGGAAAGATGGTTCGCCTGCTGAGTATTCAACAGAGAATGTTCCTTATCATCCGAAAAAGTTTCTCAAAGTAAATCCCGACGGCGTAGAAGAAAATGATGCAGTGTTTATTCTTGGCTATCCGGGGCGAACGTTCCGGCATCGCACGTCGCATTATCTTTCGTTCGAGCAGGAACTACGGATGCCCTACATTGCCGATTTGTTTGAATGGCAAATCGAAACGATGCAAACGATGAGCGAAAACGATCGCGCTGTCGGAATCAAACTTGATGGCAGAATTAAAGGACTTGCCAACACGATGAAAAATTACCGCGGCAAACTTAAAGGAATGAAACGGATTGACCTTGTCTCGAAGAAAGAGGAAGAAGAGAAACGATTGCAATCATTTATAGATGAAGATACACAACGAAAGACACAATGCGGCACAATTCTTCAGGAAATCGGAACTGTCTTTCAGGAAATGCGTGCACGCTTCGACTACGAAATGACGCTGGATTATCTCCGGTCTGCATCAACATTGTTTTCTCTTGGCTACACGTTGTTTGAAGGGACACGGGAATTACAAAAGCCCGACCTCGAACGCGAGTCTGCATATATGGAACGGAACATTGTCCGAATGAAAGAATCACTGCAACTCAGCGTGAAGAATTACCACGAACCGGTGGACAAAATCTTTTTCAAAGAATTGCTCACACGCGCCGGCAAACTTCCTGTCGGGCAGAGGATATTCCAACTCGATAGTCTTCTCACAAATGATTATTCTGAGCAGTCAATTTCACGATTCATCGAACAAATATATTCATCATCAACATTAAAAGATGAAAATTTTGTGTTAACATCTTTGATGAAAAAGCCGGAAGAACTTGAACAGTCCAATGAACCGTTCGTTAATCTTGCGCGAGCGTTGTATCCCGCGTATCAACAACTCAAGCAAACCCGGCAAAAGCGGGATGGGGCGCTTTCAAAATTGTACGCGCTGCTTGTTGACATAAAACAGCAATTCATGAAGAAAGATTTTATTCCTGATGCAAACAGCACATTGCGACTGACGTTCGGGAAAATTCAGGGCTACTCTCCTGCCGATGCGTTGTATGCTTCTCCCTTTACAACCATACGCGGTGTGTTGGATAAAACAACGGGAGTCGAGCCGTACAACACTCCACTGAAACTCATCGAGCAGTACAAAGCGAAAAACCTCGGACGATTCAAGAACAAAAAATTGAATGACGTTCCGGTTGCGATGCTCTACAATCTCGATACAACAGGTGGTAACTCCGGAAGCGCAGTCTTGAATGCGGACGGAGAACTCATTGGCGTGAACTTCGACCGCGCGTTTGAAGCAACGATTAACGATTACGCATGGAGTCAGGATTACAGCCGCTCGATTGCTGTGGACATTCGGTACGTTCTGTGGGTAACGGAAATGGTCGGCGGCGCGGGATTTTTATTGGAAGAGATGGGAGTCGGAACTTCTGATTAA
- a CDS encoding YceI family protein, whose translation MRSFVLFTLFMLSLSFSVFGGEPVLYRMDDSHSSVTFSLKYLKFVNFDGRFDVVRGAFMVDTSDITKTSFTAIIKTESINTASEGRDEDLRGEDFFDVAKHPAITFQSKRVEKQGDGYVAIGSYTMRGVTKEIALPFTYLGTMVDPRGNVRVGFESKSKLKRSEYGVSGSSMTVDDEVNVNLNILAVRQNPDSARMSFGKKKSIAQAMLETMNTKSVKEAIEQYQTLKADTTYDSGPNQLGILTMRFAEKGKTKDAIEIGKVGVEAYPNDTQQYFRLGYAYQKDGNKTLAKENYKKALELDAFNASAMEMLRWVE comes from the coding sequence ATGCGTTCTTTTGTATTATTCACACTTTTCATGTTATCACTTTCTTTTTCTGTCTTCGGCGGAGAACCTGTTCTCTACCGTATGGACGACTCACACTCAAGCGTTACGTTTTCACTCAAGTATTTGAAGTTTGTCAATTTTGATGGACGTTTTGATGTTGTTCGCGGCGCGTTCATGGTTGATACAAGTGACATCACGAAAACATCGTTTACGGCAATTATCAAAACAGAAAGCATCAACACGGCAAGCGAAGGTCGGGATGAAGATTTACGGGGCGAAGATTTCTTCGATGTTGCAAAACATCCGGCAATAACATTTCAGAGCAAGAGAGTTGAAAAACAAGGGGACGGGTATGTTGCTATCGGTTCCTATACCATGCGAGGCGTAACGAAAGAAATCGCATTGCCGTTTACCTATCTCGGAACGATGGTTGACCCGCGCGGGAATGTTCGCGTCGGCTTTGAATCGAAATCGAAATTGAAACGTTCGGAATACGGAGTGAGCGGTTCAAGCATGACGGTGGATGACGAGGTGAATGTCAATCTCAACATCCTTGCTGTCCGACAAAATCCTGACAGCGCGAGAATGTCATTCGGAAAAAAGAAATCCATCGCTCAGGCGATGCTCGAAACAATGAATACGAAAAGTGTGAAGGAGGCAATCGAACAATATCAAACATTGAAAGCGGACACGACGTACGATTCAGGTCCGAATCAACTCGGAATTCTCACCATGCGATTTGCCGAAAAGGGAAAAACAAAAGATGCAATTGAAATCGGCAAGGTAGGTGTTGAGGCATATCCGAATGATACTCAGCAATATTTCCGTTTGGGCTACGCGTATCAAAAGGACGGGAACAAAACGTTAGCAAAAGAAAATTACAAGAAGGCATTGGAACTCGACGCGTTCAATGCATCGGCGATGGAGATGCTAAGGTGGGTGGAGTAA
- a CDS encoding magnesium chelatase — translation MRAQTLGQLTTSGYTVVSVKDEMRNNLIRKLRQKEKLFPGIIGFDETVIPSLVNAILAKHDIMLLGLRGQAKSRLVRQLPSLLDEYIPVIKGCEINDNPFHPVCKRCVDLTNDHGDAVEIDWLHRDARLGEKLATPDVTIADLIGDIDPIKAASQRLHYSHEGVIHFGIIPRTNRGIFAINELPDLQPRIQVGLFNILEEKDIQIRGFSIRIPLDIILVFTANPEDYTNRGNIITPLKDRIDSQILTHYPRTIEEAISITEQEASVQRDGREIHIPHFFKQIIEQIAFEARKSEYVDQKSGVSARLTISAMENLISNAERRAIINHEEVIVPRICDLQHVLPAMTGKVELVFEGEQEGSAKVSKALIGKAVREIFKQYFPDPLARKPVRGQTPEQKNRMEDSEYTPIIRWFESGNNIQIADDMKFDVYANELSKVRGLRETTLKFMKAVEMNKHLLASSMEFLLDGLHQFSKIAKDEVDNQTLYKDMVGSIFPPRGVFEEED, via the coding sequence ATGCGCGCACAAACACTTGGTCAATTAACAACATCCGGCTATACCGTTGTCTCCGTCAAAGATGAGATGCGGAACAATCTCATCAGGAAACTCCGGCAGAAAGAGAAACTTTTTCCGGGAATTATCGGATTCGATGAGACGGTAATTCCGTCGCTCGTCAACGCGATTCTTGCGAAGCATGATATTATGCTGTTGGGATTGCGAGGACAAGCAAAGTCGCGCCTCGTGCGTCAACTTCCTTCGTTGCTCGATGAGTACATTCCCGTCATCAAGGGATGTGAAATCAATGACAATCCGTTTCATCCTGTATGTAAGCGTTGTGTTGATTTGACAAACGACCATGGCGATGCTGTTGAGATTGACTGGCTTCACCGAGATGCACGACTGGGGGAAAAACTTGCCACGCCCGATGTCACCATCGCAGACCTCATCGGCGACATTGACCCCATTAAAGCCGCATCGCAACGACTTCATTACTCGCACGAGGGAGTGATTCATTTCGGAATTATTCCAAGAACGAACCGCGGTATTTTTGCCATCAACGAACTTCCCGATTTACAGCCGCGCATTCAGGTCGGTTTGTTCAACATCCTCGAAGAAAAAGATATTCAGATTCGCGGGTTCAGCATCCGCATTCCGCTCGACATCATTCTTGTCTTCACCGCAAACCCGGAAGATTACACCAATCGAGGAAACATCATCACGCCGTTGAAAGACAGAATTGATTCTCAAATTCTCACTCATTACCCGCGCACGATTGAAGAAGCAATCTCCATTACAGAACAAGAAGCCTCTGTTCAACGGGACGGACGAGAGATTCACATTCCGCATTTCTTCAAACAGATAATCGAACAGATTGCATTTGAAGCGCGTAAGAGCGAATATGTTGACCAGAAATCCGGCGTCAGCGCGCGGCTAACAATCTCCGCGATGGAAAATCTTATCAGCAATGCCGAGCGGCGCGCCATCATCAATCACGAAGAAGTTATCGTGCCGCGTATTTGCGATTTACAACACGTACTTCCGGCAATGACAGGAAAAGTCGAGTTGGTGTTCGAGGGTGAGCAGGAAGGTTCGGCAAAAGTCAGCAAGGCGTTAATAGGAAAAGCCGTCCGGGAGATATTCAAACAATATTTTCCCGACCCGCTTGCACGAAAACCGGTGCGCGGACAAACGCCCGAACAAAAGAATCGAATGGAAGATTCTGAGTACACTCCCATCATTCGCTGGTTTGAATCGGGCAACAATATTCAGATTGCCGATGATATGAAGTTTGATGTCTATGCAAACGAGTTGAGCAAAGTACGCGGGCTTCGCGAAACGACACTCAAATTTATGAAAGCAGTCGAGATGAACAAGCACCTCCTTGCATCATCCATGGAGTTCTTGTTAGATGGCTTGCATCAATTCTCCAAAATCGCGAAGGACGAAGTTGACAATCAAACATTGTACAAAGACATGGTGGGAAGTATCTTTCCTCCGCGTGGCGTGTTTGAGGAAGAAGATTAA
- a CDS encoding AbrB/MazE/SpoVT family DNA-binding domain-containing protein — protein sequence MRIKIQKWGNSLALRIPKAFAFQSRIRQDEFVNLTLEDNKITVEPIEEKKFTLDELISGIKKSNLHREFDSGNRVGVELW from the coding sequence ATGCGTATCAAAATTCAAAAGTGGGGAAATAGTTTAGCGTTAAGAATCCCCAAAGCATTTGCTTTCCAATCAAGAATCAGACAGGATGAGTTTGTTAATCTTACATTGGAAGATAATAAAATTACCGTCGAGCCGATTGAGGAGAAGAAATTTACTTTGGATGAATTGATTTCAGGAATAAAGAAATCCAACCTTCACAGGGAATTTGATTCGGGGAATAGGGTTGGGGTGGAACTCTGGTGA
- a CDS encoding GNAT family N-acetyltransferase, protein MNIQLSNCTLRPWQEGDEQSLSYHANNLNIWNNMRDVFPHPYTMEKATWWIQEGSTIQGTFNLAIEVEGKAVGGIGLIFKEDVYRRTAEIGYWLGEEYRGRGIMTEAVKGLTEYAFTNFDLARIYASVFETNIASMRVLEKAGYRFEARLRKNITKNGQTFDDLIYALVRE, encoded by the coding sequence ATGAACATTCAACTCAGTAACTGCACCCTCCGCCCCTGGCAAGAAGGCGATGAACAATCGCTCTCCTATCACGCAAATAATCTCAACATCTGGAACAACATGCGTGATGTATTTCCGCATCCGTACACAATGGAAAAAGCAACGTGGTGGATTCAGGAGGGAAGTACAATACAAGGGACGTTCAATCTTGCAATCGAAGTGGAGGGGAAAGCGGTTGGTGGAATCGGGTTGATCTTCAAAGAAGATGTGTACCGACGTACAGCAGAAATTGGTTATTGGCTCGGCGAGGAATATCGCGGGAGAGGAATTATGACAGAAGCAGTAAAAGGATTGACCGAATATGCGTTCACCAACTTTGACCTTGCGAGAATTTATGCAAGCGTGTTCGAGACAAACATCGCTTCGATGCGTGTTCTTGAAAAAGCAGGGTATCGGTTTGAAGCCCGCCTCCGGAAGAACATCACTAAAAACGGACAGACATTCGACGACTTGATTTACGCTCTCGTCCGTGAATGA